GCTGCTTCCATTTATTGCAGGAAACTTCGCCTCCACCAGCTGATCGACCTGAGCTGCAAACCCCCGGCCAACGGGCTGGCGCCGGACCACTCCATCGACTCCAGTTTTCGGCAGGGTGAGCGGGactgggagctggcagagggTCCTGGCAGGGTGGGAGGCTGGAATAGCAGGAGATGGAGCAGGCAGGGATCCGGCCCCGCGTGCCATGTCTTGAGGGTCTGTTCCCAGCtgtggctggggagggggtttGAGGCAAACCTGGGGCACCGctcagcctgggctgcagcactGGGGTCCCTGGGCCAAGCACCATGGATCACCCTGGAGTTCCCGGCTCTTTTCCACTTTCCCATCCCCTTCCCTataattttcccttctctggTAGTTTAGCAAACGAGACCGAATCTGGCAAAAGGCGTTTGGGTTTCTGCGCAGCACTGGCGTGTGCCGGAGCAAGTCCTCGGTGGGTGTTCCGCAGCGTGAAAGGGAGCGCAGCAATCCTGCACCCCCGTGCGAGGGCAGGGCTGGTTCCAACACCACGGGGACCCCCCAGCCTGCGGCATCTTCTGGTGatgggggaaactgaggcagagatgAGTGGGGCATTGTGCCAAGGGAGTGAGCAGAAGGCTGTGGCTGCTCCCCTCTCTGGCAGCCCCGGGgagccctgctcccccctttGCCCCCTTCCCCAAGCCCACATGGCCAGGGCAGGCGATGGCTGCTTTCCCAGGTGTGACCCTCATGGTCGTGGCCTCTTTTGTCTGCCCAACCTGCCCTTGACCTCCACCCGCACCACCCCAGCTCCCCGGGCcgcctcttcccttccctctcgCCACATTTCCATCCAGAGCCATTTCTGCTGGCTCAGCCGGAGCTGCCCTGGATTCCTCCCAGCAGCTCGCTCTGCTCAGCCTCCACCACCCCGGCTCCTtgcttcccttctcccccatACGGGCCAAGCCCTTGGGCTTCCTAATCCAGTGCCGACCTCCCCTGTCAATGCCGTAACCCTGGGACAGGGAAAGGATCTACCCACTGTTCCGGGGCTGTCCAAAACCCTCTGCTGAGCTGCCTGCAAGGATGCTCCCCCCATGCATGGGGAGCCTGGGGGTCCCCTCCACTCCAGCCACAGAGCTGGGGCTTTACTGGGACAGAGCTGGTTTGCCCAGCCGGGACCAAACCCCGGAGCTGGGACCTGCTCACGGCCACAGCCCTTGTCTTGTGTTTGGTCGGAGAACCAGGGTTCTGGATTTACAGAGGGGCTTGAGCTGCCTCCCAGGGCTGAAGCTAATTAAATTAGTGTGCCGTGTCCATCTCGGCATGCCAAAAATAGGCCAGGATGACCCCACCTTCTCCAAACACTCCCTGCCCTTCCGGGCTGCTTTGATGTCCCCCGTCCCAGGAtggggggagcagaggaaaCCCCACCCGAGCTGGGGAGGACAGGGGAAGAGGCGGCATCACCCAGGGACACCTCTGGTGAGGTGGAATCCCGTGGGATCCTGCGGGATCCCAGGCAGAACAGTGGGATGGCTGGACCAGCTCCTCTGCGGTGCAGCCAGGGCCATGTCAGGTGTCCCGGCTGGAGGGAAGTGGGCAACCACTGCTCCCAGTGCAGCCACCCACTGCGGGGGGTTGGGATCCCAGGGATGCTCCTGGCCCCGGTCCCCCCCCCAGTCTGACaccagcccctctgctctgtCCCTCAGCCCGAGAGCAGCTCCGGCGTTCCCGGCATAGCCGTACCTTCCTGGTGGAGTCGGGAGTCGGGGAGCTCTGGTCGGAAATGCAGGCAGGTAGGAGGGGTGATGGGCAGTGCACCCCCCCGCAGCAGACCCCATCCCGGGGAAGATTcactggtggggggggggacaggacaaGCAGGAGTCCCCACCGGTGCTGCCTGGCCCCCGGGGTCACCCTGGGCGAGAGGATGGGGGGCTGGACGTACCCACCATGGCAGagccccccagggacccccagcgTGGCCCTGCCAGCACCAGGGGAGGGTCCTGCCGTGGGGGTGACACGGCTCCAGTCTGTCACTCAGTCCTGACGCCCCAGAAGATGCCCGTGAGGGCAGGGGGGGTCTGTCTGCCACCCTCCCATCCCACTGTTCCAAGCAAACACAGCAAtgtccccctcctgccctccaaaacttcttcagctgttttttgggggtgggaaCCAAACCCCCATATTTTGGTTAAAtcgtggggttttttccctggggaaagcgcagccctgcagcccacagctgTGTCCCAGCGGCTGCTCCCAACCCACGGGATGGGTGTCCCAGGGGGTCAGCCCTGCTGcggtgctgggggacaccccacagcggctggggggggacccGGGACCCCCACTCGGCCCTTGTCCTTGCCCACAGGTGACCGCTACATCGTGGCGGACTGTGGTGGCGGGACGGTGGACCTCACCGTGCACCAGATCGAGAAGCTGCAGGGGACGCTGAAGGAGCTGTACAAAGCCTCAGGTGGGCTGTGGCCCCCAGACCCAttctgtcccccccccaccagcgACCCCCTCCTGGGCCGGGGTCCCCTCTCAGTCCCCGGCAGGGTCGTGGCTGGGTCTGTGGCACCACCTGGTGtcaggaggaagaaaggcagaggagggctgggggggggcaaagtGGGGTGGGGGTGATGGGCTGGGGGTGTCTCGGTGGGACAgggatgctgggctgggggggtcagGTGGGAGAGGGGCTCAGGCGGGACCGGGGTGCTGGGTTGTGGGGGGAcaggggtgctgggctgggggggtttgggTGGGACAGGGACAGGTTGCTGGattgggggtgctggtgggacAGGGGTGTGGGGTTAGAGGGGGACACGGTGGGActggggtgctgggctgggggggctcagcTGGGACAGGGATGGGTTGCTGGattgggggtgctggtgggacAGGGGACCGCTGTCCCTGCAGCCACGCTGCctgccttctccctgctcctgggggATGTTTCCATGCCCCCCTGCCAATGCAGGtacctgtccctgtcccctggtTCAGCCCTGGGTGGGGGCTCCCCTCCACGTCCCCCCACCCTCGTCCCCCCACCCTCATCCCCCTGCAGAAGAGCcgcagtggggctgggggccgtGGTCTTGCACTGAAAGTGTCCCAGGCTTTGCTAGGTGATGCTGGGCGGGGGGAGGTCTGGGGACATGGTgatgggggacacggggatgtATGTGCAATGGGGACGTTGCCTGACCTAGCCCACCCCCCCATGCCCTCCCCAGGGGGTCCCTACGGGGCCGTgggggtagacctggccttcGAGAAGCTGCTGTGCCACATTTTCGGGGAGGATTTCATCGCCACCTTCAAGGCCAAGCGTCCTGCCGCCTGGGTGGACCTGACCATTGCCTTCGAGGCCCGCAAGCGGGCGGCAGCCCCCTCCCGCGCCAGCCCCCTCAACATctccctgcccttctccttcaTCGACTTCTACCGCAAGCACCGGGGCCAGAATGTGGAGACGGCGCTCAAAAAGAGCAAGTGAGAGCCcggtcgggggggggggggggggggggaataacaGGGCTTGGGGACCCCTGGGGGGAGCATGTGGCCTCAGAGGGACCTAAATTTTTGGGGGGGACAAGGGTAGGTGGGGTGCTCTGCTCCTGGgtctgctgggctgggggagcctTTGGCAGGGGGCAACCCCGgaccttctctccctccccagcgtCAACTTTGTGAAGTGGTCGTCCCAAGGGATGCTGCGGATGTCCTCGGAGGCCATGAGCGAGCTCTTCCAGCCCACCATCAGCCAGATCATCAAACACATCGGTAGGTCCTGGGGGTGGGAGCAGCCTGGTTGCCAGACCCCCTGCCACCCTGCAGTGGCACCCCCAGTCATGCCCCGTGCCTGTTCTCACCGGGGCAGGGGTAGAAGACCacgggcagcccccagccctgcccaacgcccccctctctccccccccagaTGACCTCCTGAAGAAGCCAGAGGTCCAAGGCATCAAGTTCCTCTTCCTGGTGGGGGGCTTCGCGGAGTCGGCCATGCTGCAGCACGCCGTCCAGGCAGCCTTCGGCCCCACCTGCCGCGTCATCATCCCCCAAGATGTGGGGCTGACCATCCTCAAAGGGGCTGTGCTCTTCGGCCTCGACCCCACCATCGTCCGTGTCCGCCGCTCCCCCCTGACCTATGGCGTGGGGGTGCTCAACAAATTCGTGGAGGGGAAGCACCCGCGGGAGAAGCTGTTGGTGAAGGAGGGCAAGAACTGGTGCACCGACATCTTTGAGAAGTTCGTCTCCGTTGACCAGTCCGTGGCACTGGGGGAAGTGGTCCAGCGCAGCTactgcccggcccggccgggccaGCGCAAGACCATCATCAACATCTACTGCTGTGCCACGGACGACGTGGTCTACATCACCGACCCTGGCGTGCGTAAGTGCGGCACCATCAGCCTGGAGCTGGAGGCACTGGGTGATGCCGGCAGCCCGGCCCACGGCCGACGCGAGATCCGTGCCAGCATGCAGTTCGGAGACACGGAGATCAAGGTCACCGCCATGGACATCCGCACCTCCAAGACAGTCCGAGCCACCATTGATTTCCTCTCCAACTGAGCCCCTCCTGCCCACAGGGACGGACGGGGACCCTGGGAACCTGCCACCCACTCTGGACCCCCACCAGCACCTCCTTTGGGCTCTGGCCCCACAGGACCCCCACATGCACGAGTGGCTCACGGCCCTAGTTTTGAGCCGCAAGGCTGCCACCAGCCCCCACTGCACCCATGCTGGTGGTCCCCCCCTGCGCATGGGGCACCCCAAAGATGCTCCCCATGTGCTgccgggcagtgctgcaccGGGGCCCACACCTCCCATGGAAAGGGGTGGGGGGCCGACTCTCAGAAAGGCTGACTGCACCCCTGGCGTGGTCAAGTGGGGCAGGGGcagtgctgctgcccagccaagccagggctgggggctcaGGCTGCCCCCCAAGGGTGGGTAGGGGCTACTGCTGGCTCCTGAATACCAGCACACACACTTTCTGTAACcccacatttctctttttttttttaatatatatataaatatatatataaatatatatatttttatatatatcatGTTGCCCTCACAGCTGCCACCCCCCCAAGTGGCAGAGCTTGATGGGGCCAGCACAGCCCACCAAGGACAGggacagcagcacaggaggaggGGGACAGTGCCAGTAGTAGTGGCACACACTCAccctctcccagcccccctTTTAACTGGAAGCCTGGGCACTTTGCAGCATGAAGCCCCTCACTCTATTTAGGGCCACTCAGGATGATCTGTGTCCACCCCCCCAACACCCATCCCCATGCAGGGATGGGCTCATGCAGCCCCTCACAGCCTGGGGTGCACAAATAAATGGATGTGACaccccagccctgggggtgtcccctgtcccccactCTCCTCTGGGGGTTTTAGTCAGGTTGCAGCCACCAGCTCCAATGCTCCTGGGGGGTTCAATGGAGGCAAACTGAGCTCCAGCCCCTTCTCAGCTGAAGTTTATTATTTACCTCTATAGATTTTTGTACTTAAAAAATCCCACACATACACAtagatgtgtatatatatatctatatatttatatatatatataggcaCATAAAGCCTCCTGTTGCTTTCAAAACTGAGCCACTTCTCCTGGTCCTTGTACCATGGGTCttaccagggaaaaaaaaaaaaaagagaataagagaggaaaaagcaaaatggaaggAAACCAAGGCAATGGCTGCAATGTGAGGACAGGGACAGGCTCTGCCACAGGGACACAGGCaccagccccagagctgccggGGACCCAGCTTCCCTCCTGCTACCAGATTCTGCCTTGGCCCATCTTAGCTCCACACCCCAAGAAGCAAAATTCCACACTGGGGAACTCAGCTGAGGCTCCGCCACCCCCTGACCGTCCCCTCTCCTGGGGATAAAAGCAAGGGGaaagcagcaagagcagctgGAGGCAGCAAGCAGGATCCCTCCCCAAGGCTCCAGCAAGAGATGCTCCAGCATTTGGGGAGTCCCTCCTGCACTTCAGGGGGACCCCCCAACC
The Haliaeetus albicilla chromosome 1, bHalAlb1.1, whole genome shotgun sequence DNA segment above includes these coding regions:
- the HSPA12B gene encoding heat shock 70 kDa protein 12B, producing the protein MAMLLEPGMQSLRMGANSERCPTPSPPGSPGMPHDSCSIAPLTPSQSPRSEARSQQTASFAVVVAIDFGTTSSGYAFSFSSDPEAIHMMRKWEGGDPGVANQKTPTSLLLTPEGIFHSFGYTARDYYHDLDPEEARDWLYFEKFKMKIHSTSDLTMKTELEAVNGKKMQALEVFAHALRFFKQHAVQELKDQCPSLPERDAIRWVITVPAIWKQPAKQFMREAAYKAGLVSPENPEQLLIALEPEAASIYCRKLRLHQLIDLSCKPPANGLAPDHSIDSSFRQAREQLRRSRHSRTFLVESGVGELWSEMQAGDRYIVADCGGGTVDLTVHQIEKLQGTLKELYKASGGPYGAVGVDLAFEKLLCHIFGEDFIATFKAKRPAAWVDLTIAFEARKRAAAPSRASPLNISLPFSFIDFYRKHRGQNVETALKKSNVNFVKWSSQGMLRMSSEAMSELFQPTISQIIKHIDDLLKKPEVQGIKFLFLVGGFAESAMLQHAVQAAFGPTCRVIIPQDVGLTILKGAVLFGLDPTIVRVRRSPLTYGVGVLNKFVEGKHPREKLLVKEGKNWCTDIFEKFVSVDQSVALGEVVQRSYCPARPGQRKTIINIYCCATDDVVYITDPGVRKCGTISLELEALGDAGSPAHGRREIRASMQFGDTEIKVTAMDIRTSKTVRATIDFLSN